One genomic region from Bacillus sp. SLBN-46 encodes:
- a CDS encoding acetoin utilization AcuB family protein — translation MIVEEIMKTDVATLLPTDTIADAMKLMETKKIRHIPVIDNQRHLMGLVTVAKIREATPSIFHANEHPEDLKKPLETIMERDMITGHPLDFVEEVAGLFYEHKISCIPIINDRKLVGIVTETDLLRTLVELTGAHQPGSQIEIKVPNLAGILSDITNVIKNRKANILSVLVYPDKTDEHFKILVIRVQTMNPTALIQDLKQAGHHVLWPNLPGISI, via the coding sequence ATGATAGTGGAAGAAATTATGAAAACAGATGTGGCCACACTTTTACCAACAGACACCATTGCTGATGCGATGAAATTAATGGAAACAAAAAAAATCCGTCATATACCCGTCATTGATAATCAAAGACATCTTATGGGGTTAGTCACTGTCGCTAAAATAAGGGAAGCAACGCCCTCCATTTTTCATGCAAATGAGCATCCCGAAGATCTGAAAAAGCCACTTGAGACGATTATGGAAAGAGATATGATTACAGGGCATCCACTGGATTTCGTGGAAGAAGTGGCTGGCCTATTTTATGAACATAAAATCAGTTGTATTCCCATCATTAATGACCGTAAACTAGTGGGAATCGTCACAGAAACGGATTTACTCCGAACCTTGGTTGAATTAACAGGGGCCCATCAGCCGGGGTCTCAGATCGAAATAAAGGTTCCAAATCTTGCTGGTATTCTTAGCGACATTACAAATGTGATTAAAAATCGAAAGGCTAACATTTTGAGTGTTCTCGTTTATCCAGATAAGACAGATGAACATTTTAAAATCCTGGTCATTAGAGTTCAGACAATGAATCCAACAGCCCTTATTCAGGATCTTAAGCAAGCCGGGCATCATGTCCTATGGCCGAACCTCCCGGGGATTTCCATATGA